Proteins co-encoded in one Flavivirga eckloniae genomic window:
- a CDS encoding glycosyltransferase: MVLISIIVTLSYLFLIGRFAFGFDNIKPFELEDLPPKTKFSVIIPFRNEAENLPRLLQSIALLEYPNHLFEIIFVDDDSNDNSVDLISGFLTNVKHDIRVINNKRTSNSPKKEAITTAVSHSKNSWVITTDADCILPKYWLDSFDAFIQKTNVKCIAAPVTYNNSDGFLNRFQSLDILSLQGATVGGFSIKKPFLCNGANFGYEKALFQELNGFEGNTDVASGDDIFLLEKVAKAHPEELHYLKCEKAVVKTQAQSSWKGLISQRIRWAAKTSAYNNWFGKLTGLIVLLMNALFISTVLLSVLDVFSFKILGYILFIKFNIDFLLIYKSASFFNEKSVLKSFPLAFIMYPFFSCYVAFTSLFKTYKWKDRTFKK; the protein is encoded by the coding sequence ATGGTTTTAATAAGCATAATCGTTACATTAAGTTACCTATTTTTAATTGGACGCTTTGCGTTTGGTTTTGATAACATTAAACCATTCGAATTAGAAGACCTGCCTCCAAAAACCAAATTTTCTGTTATTATTCCTTTTAGAAATGAAGCCGAAAATTTACCCCGTCTATTACAATCTATAGCTTTACTTGAGTATCCAAATCATTTATTCGAAATTATTTTTGTTGATGATGATTCTAATGACAATTCGGTTGATTTGATTTCGGGTTTTCTCACTAATGTTAAGCATGATATTCGGGTGATTAATAATAAAAGAACTTCTAATTCCCCTAAAAAAGAAGCTATAACTACTGCTGTTTCTCATTCGAAAAACAGCTGGGTCATAACTACGGATGCGGATTGTATTTTACCAAAATATTGGTTAGATAGTTTTGATGCATTTATCCAAAAAACGAATGTCAAATGCATTGCGGCTCCGGTTACCTATAATAATTCGGATGGTTTTTTAAATCGATTCCAGTCTCTGGATATTTTAAGCTTACAGGGCGCTACAGTTGGAGGTTTTAGCATAAAAAAACCGTTTCTCTGCAATGGAGCAAACTTTGGATATGAAAAAGCTTTGTTTCAAGAATTAAATGGTTTTGAAGGCAATACGGATGTTGCTAGCGGCGACGATATTTTTCTTCTCGAAAAGGTAGCAAAAGCCCACCCGGAAGAACTTCATTATTTAAAATGCGAAAAAGCTGTTGTAAAAACACAAGCACAATCGTCATGGAAAGGTTTAATATCTCAGCGTATTCGCTGGGCTGCCAAAACAAGCGCTTATAATAATTGGTTTGGAAAACTTACCGGACTTATTGTTTTACTTATGAATGCTTTGTTTATCTCTACAGTGTTGCTTTCCGTCTTAGACGTATTTAGTTTTAAAATCTTAGGTTACATCCTATTCATAAAGTTTAATATAGATTTCCTTTTAATCTATAAATCGGCTTCTTTTTTTAATGAGAAGTCTGTTTTAAAAAGTTTTCCTTTGGCATTTATTATGTATCCTTTTTTCAGTTGCTATGTAGCCTTTACTTCGCTTTTTAAAACCTATAAATGGAAAGACAGAACGTTTAAAAAGTAA
- a CDS encoding DUF456 domain-containing protein has translation MDIVLIIIAGLFMIFGIIGSFLPVLPGPLTSWVGLLILSYADPISMNRSFIIITLVVAILIWVLDYIVPAIGTKRFGGTKYGMIGTSLGLIVGLLSPIPGGIVIGPFVGALIGELLNKSDSKTATKAAFGSFIGFIASTFIKFITAIIYLGFFIGFLLDI, from the coding sequence ATGGATATTGTTTTAATAATTATTGCTGGCTTATTTATGATTTTTGGGATTATTGGTAGTTTTTTACCAGTGTTACCTGGTCCACTTACCAGTTGGGTAGGACTGCTTATACTTTCTTATGCAGATCCGATATCGATGAACAGGTCATTTATAATTATTACGCTCGTGGTAGCTATACTCATTTGGGTTTTAGATTATATTGTCCCTGCCATTGGCACAAAACGATTTGGAGGCACCAAATATGGCATGATAGGTACCTCTTTAGGTCTAATTGTTGGACTTTTAAGTCCTATTCCTGGCGGTATTGTTATCGGTCCCTTTGTCGGAGCTTTAATAGGAGAACTTTTAAATAAAAGTGATTCTAAAACTGCTACAAAAGCTGCTTTTGGATCTTTTATTGGCTTTATTGCTTCTACATTTATAAAGTTTATTACTGCTATTATTTATCTTGGGTTTTTTATTGGATTTTTATTGGATATCTAA
- a CDS encoding response regulator produces MNEKIKILMIDDHPIIIEGYQNTLLFTKKESQELVIDIANNCDEAISYMDKSIQREVPYDVLFVDISLPPSADGSMSSGEDLAEYARRILPKTKIVVLTMFNESFRIHNIIKTINPEGFLIKSDLTSSELASAFQAVLNNPPFYSGTVNSHIRKTIASDIVIDDKNRKILHLLSQGVKTKNLASHLDISLSAIEKRKKHLRDIFDVNDGQDETLLNEARKKGFV; encoded by the coding sequence ATGAATGAGAAGATAAAAATATTAATGATTGATGACCACCCAATAATTATTGAGGGGTATCAAAATACTTTGCTTTTCACCAAAAAGGAAAGTCAAGAACTAGTAATTGATATAGCTAATAATTGTGATGAAGCTATCTCCTATATGGATAAATCAATTCAAAGGGAAGTACCCTACGATGTTTTATTTGTTGATATTAGTTTACCTCCATCTGCAGATGGTTCTATGAGCTCAGGAGAAGACTTGGCAGAATATGCACGACGTATTTTACCAAAGACAAAAATAGTTGTGCTAACCATGTTTAATGAGTCTTTTAGAATTCATAATATTATTAAAACAATAAACCCAGAAGGGTTTTTAATTAAAAGTGATTTAACATCTAGCGAACTTGCAAGTGCATTCCAGGCTGTACTTAATAATCCGCCATTTTATAGTGGTACGGTAAATAGTCACATTAGAAAAACAATTGCAAGCGATATTGTTATCGATGATAAAAACAGAAAAATACTTCATCTGTTATCTCAAGGTGTAAAAACTAAAAACCTAGCATCACATTTAGACATTTCTTTAAGTGCCATTGAAAAAAGGAAAAAACACCTAAGAGATATCTTTGATGTGAACGACGGACAGGACGAAACTTTACTAAATGAAGCCAGAAAAAAGGGCTTTGTTTGA
- a CDS encoding tetratricopeptide repeat-containing sensor histidine kinase yields MSSLHVKDSIAYANAHYNIGRLYRKSFIGDSSYYHYQEAEKIYRNLDDKFRLAETLYGIAVIQKNEKDLTASELSSIEVITLLESLIETNRVLRLKSSTYNNLGLVFGELGQYEESISYYKLAISLKRKLEGNNRINIDISKNNLALSYKKSGEYKLAQDYYSQILENENLINERPDMYALVLNNYAHTLYLSKNYEELPDLYFKALKITDSVNPGGYNSIIINQHLAEYYNDKNNKDSAKYYAYKAKDIAGQYHNDELLSSLLLISEIEEGDVATKYLKEYIKLNDSLQKNERAIRNKFARIRFETKQIEQENIKIARERMWLLIVSVVLVISSFLLYLVIAQRNKNKELKFIQKQQQANEEIYNLMLSQNEIIEEARTLEKKRISEELHDGVLGRLFGTRLSLDSLNLSNSSDAIKARGQYIDELKTIEQDIRKVSHELNTDFVSGSGFIDIIKTFLETQTLTYGLEYKLGHDDTIHWDEVSNKTKIHIYRIIQESLHNIYKHAQATLVNISFKLKNNVICLIMNDNGSGFDVNKAKSGIGLKNMKSRINEINGSINITSEKDVGTTVTIEAPIT; encoded by the coding sequence ATGTCGTCTTTACACGTGAAAGATTCTATTGCTTATGCCAATGCCCATTATAACATAGGGCGTTTATATCGGAAAAGTTTTATTGGAGATAGTTCCTATTATCATTATCAAGAGGCAGAAAAAATTTATAGAAATCTTGATGATAAATTTAGGTTAGCAGAAACATTATATGGTATTGCTGTAATTCAAAAAAATGAAAAAGATTTAACAGCAAGTGAGCTTAGCTCTATTGAAGTTATTACGCTTTTAGAATCTTTAATTGAAACTAATAGAGTTTTGAGGTTGAAATCTTCAACATATAATAATTTAGGATTAGTTTTTGGTGAATTGGGACAATATGAAGAATCAATTTCTTATTATAAGCTAGCCATATCTTTAAAGAGAAAATTAGAAGGGAATAATAGAATTAATATAGATATTTCAAAGAATAATTTAGCACTTTCTTATAAGAAATCTGGTGAATATAAATTAGCTCAGGATTATTATTCGCAAATTTTAGAAAATGAAAATTTAATAAACGAGCGTCCAGATATGTATGCTTTAGTTTTAAATAATTATGCGCATACATTGTATTTGTCTAAAAACTATGAGGAACTTCCCGATTTGTATTTTAAAGCTTTAAAGATAACTGATAGTGTTAATCCTGGAGGCTATAATTCAATAATTATTAACCAGCATTTAGCAGAGTATTATAATGATAAAAACAATAAAGACTCTGCTAAATATTATGCCTATAAAGCAAAAGATATTGCTGGTCAATACCATAATGACGAGTTGCTAAGTTCGTTATTATTAATATCTGAGATTGAAGAAGGAGATGTTGCTACAAAATATTTAAAGGAATATATAAAGCTTAATGACAGTTTGCAAAAAAATGAAAGAGCTATACGGAATAAATTTGCAAGAATTCGTTTTGAAACCAAGCAAATAGAACAGGAAAATATAAAAATAGCCAGAGAACGAATGTGGCTTTTGATAGTTTCGGTAGTATTAGTTATTTCATCGTTTCTATTGTATTTGGTAATTGCTCAAAGAAATAAAAACAAAGAATTAAAATTTATTCAAAAACAACAGCAAGCAAACGAAGAGATTTATAATCTGATGCTATCTCAAAATGAGATTATTGAAGAAGCAAGAACGTTGGAGAAAAAACGCATTTCTGAAGAGTTGCACGATGGCGTTTTAGGGAGATTGTTCGGAACACGTTTAAGTCTTGATAGTTTAAATTTAAGCAATAGTTCTGATGCGATAAAAGCAAGAGGACAATATATAGACGAACTTAAAACAATTGAGCAGGATATTAGAAAAGTATCGCATGAGTTAAATACCGATTTTGTTTCGGGATCTGGGTTTATCGATATCATAAAAACATTTCTGGAAACGCAAACTTTAACTTATGGACTTGAATATAAATTAGGGCATGATGATACAATTCATTGGGATGAAGTTTCAAATAAAACTAAAATCCACATATACAGAATCATTCAGGAATCGCTCCATAATATATACAAGCATGCACAAGCTACGCTGGTAAATATTAGTTTTAAATTAAAAAATAATGTAATTTGCCTGATAATGAACGATAACGGTTCTGGGTTTGATGTTAATAAAGCAAAGTCTGGTATAGGACTAAAAAACATGAAATCCAGAATAAATGAAATAAATGGAAGTATAAATATAACCTCGGAAAAAGATGTAGGAACCACAGTAACCATAGAGGCCCCAATTACCTAA
- a CDS encoding lysylphosphatidylglycerol synthase domain-containing protein: MTYTLPYKTKQFFFGLIKLSIVIGAFYFIYRKLMHNPELDFNAFIGFLSKKDAFSIKNMLFLLFLTFLNLFFEIIKWQKLVDPIKKISLKNAFEQSLGSLTASLFTPNRIGEYGAKAIYYTANYRKRIVLINLLGNVSQMCITTIFGCIGFCFFIVKHQIDINYYKLAQFLLIALLIIGLIGFGMQKTKLTVKGFSIKKIKHFILEFPKKNMALALLLSLLRYMVFSFQFYFLLQLFGIDISYLEAMTVITSMYLLASIIPSIFIFDVVIKGSVAIYLFGIVGINEIAVLSTITLMWLLNFVLPSIIGSYFVINFNLPKADN; the protein is encoded by the coding sequence ATGACTTATACGCTACCGTACAAAACTAAACAATTCTTTTTTGGGCTTATTAAATTAAGTATTGTAATCGGTGCTTTTTATTTTATTTACCGTAAGTTAATGCATAATCCAGAACTGGATTTTAATGCTTTTATTGGGTTTTTATCAAAAAAAGATGCTTTTTCGATTAAAAACATGCTTTTTCTACTTTTTTTGACATTTTTAAATTTGTTTTTTGAAATTATAAAATGGCAAAAGTTAGTCGATCCTATTAAAAAAATAAGTTTAAAAAATGCTTTCGAACAAAGTTTGGGTTCTTTAACCGCTTCGTTATTCACACCAAATAGAATTGGCGAATATGGCGCTAAAGCCATTTATTACACAGCTAATTACAGAAAACGTATCGTTCTGATTAATTTACTGGGAAATGTATCACAAATGTGTATCACAACTATTTTTGGATGTATTGGTTTTTGCTTCTTTATAGTGAAGCACCAAATTGATATTAATTATTATAAGCTGGCTCAATTTCTTTTAATCGCCCTACTTATTATTGGTTTAATAGGATTTGGTATGCAAAAAACAAAACTCACTGTTAAGGGATTTTCCATAAAAAAAATCAAACATTTTATTTTAGAATTTCCTAAAAAAAATATGGCACTGGCTTTACTTTTATCCTTGCTGCGCTATATGGTGTTTTCTTTTCAATTTTACTTTCTATTACAACTTTTCGGAATTGATATATCGTATCTTGAGGCCATGACTGTTATAACGTCCATGTACTTATTAGCATCAATAATACCGTCCATTTTCATATTCGATGTTGTTATTAAAGGTAGTGTTGCCATTTATTTATTTGGTATTGTAGGGATTAACGAGATTGCTGTTTTGAGTACCATCACTCTTATGTGGTTGTTGAATTTTGTTTTACCTAGCATTATTGGCAGCTACTTTGTAATTAATTTTAACTTGCCTAAAGCCGATAATTAA
- a CDS encoding tetratricopeptide repeat protein produces MSQKYLSQLIVILMILFKTEAQTSILDKADSLYANGNYSKAIEHYKAYKNQSKVYNKIAKAYIAIGNYDEALKHYDAGTLELPNDAIIKYNYAKLLAKTKKLEKASKVFNDLIYIDHKNPNYHYELGLILERLKDSTAITSFHSAYDLDSMHQKAIYKIAKYYLQKRRYQLVGKYVDEGLKTYANNIKLISLKAQNYYWQQDYKKAAVWFEELIKLGESSEFIHEKLSLCYYENYEIRKAIEQRKRVLKYNPNDATSLYVIGTYYDELNDFINAEKYIKEFLVLTDLPLNTEYSKLATILNRQKKYEESIKMLKKAIKEAPDIVGTHFFLLITKDAYYADLDAKLVMYNNFKKKFPSGFHIEYIDKRISELKQEKFMKEGGKGN; encoded by the coding sequence ATGTCCCAAAAATATCTCTCTCAATTAATTGTTATCCTAATGATACTATTTAAAACCGAAGCCCAAACTTCGATTTTAGATAAGGCAGATAGTTTGTACGCAAATGGTAATTATTCTAAAGCAATAGAGCATTACAAAGCTTATAAAAATCAATCCAAAGTTTATAATAAAATAGCCAAAGCATATATTGCTATAGGGAATTACGATGAGGCTTTAAAACATTATGACGCTGGTACGCTGGAATTACCTAACGACGCCATAATAAAGTATAATTATGCCAAGTTATTGGCTAAAACTAAAAAACTAGAAAAGGCTTCTAAAGTTTTTAATGATTTGATTTATATAGATCATAAAAACCCCAACTACCATTACGAACTTGGATTGATTCTCGAAAGATTAAAGGATTCTACCGCTATTACAAGCTTTCATTCGGCATACGATTTAGACTCCATGCACCAAAAAGCTATTTATAAAATAGCAAAATATTATCTGCAGAAGAGGAGGTATCAATTAGTAGGTAAGTATGTTGATGAAGGCTTAAAGACTTACGCAAATAATATAAAACTAATAAGTTTAAAAGCACAAAACTATTATTGGCAACAGGATTATAAAAAAGCTGCTGTTTGGTTCGAAGAATTGATTAAACTTGGTGAATCTTCCGAATTTATTCACGAAAAGCTTAGTCTGTGCTATTATGAAAATTATGAAATAAGAAAGGCTATTGAACAGCGAAAACGGGTTCTAAAATATAATCCCAACGATGCAACGTCTTTGTATGTTATAGGTACGTATTATGATGAACTTAACGATTTCATTAATGCGGAAAAGTATATAAAGGAATTTCTGGTATTAACAGACTTGCCGTTAAATACAGAATATTCAAAATTAGCGACTATATTAAACAGGCAAAAAAAATATGAAGAATCCATAAAAATGCTAAAAAAAGCAATAAAAGAAGCTCCCGACATTGTGGGGACACATTTCTTTTTGCTCATAACTAAAGATGCATATTACGCAGATTTAGATGCAAAACTGGTAATGTACAATAACTTTAAAAAGAAATTCCCGTCTGGTTTTCATATAGAATATATAGATAAGCGTATTAGTGAGTTAAAGCAAGAAAAATTCATGAAGGAAGGAGGAAAAGGCAATTAA
- a CDS encoding BlaI/MecI/CopY family transcriptional regulator, with product MKQLTKAEEDIMQILWELKKANVKAIVEQFPEPKPAYNTVSTIVRILESKGFVGYEKEGKGHIYFPLVAKQDYSNQSINKLVDNYFQGSFKSMVSFFMKKNDMSIKDLESVLKEINKKGA from the coding sequence ATGAAACAACTTACAAAAGCAGAAGAAGACATCATGCAAATACTTTGGGAGTTAAAAAAAGCTAATGTTAAAGCTATAGTGGAACAGTTTCCCGAACCAAAACCAGCATATAATACGGTATCTACTATAGTTAGGATTTTAGAAAGTAAGGGTTTTGTAGGTTACGAAAAAGAAGGTAAGGGACATATTTATTTTCCTTTAGTTGCAAAGCAAGACTATAGCAATCAATCTATAAATAAATTAGTTGATAATTATTTTCAAGGTTCTTTTAAAAGTATGGTGTCCTTTTTTATGAAGAAAAATGATATGAGTATTAAAGACTTGGAGTCTGTATTGAAGGAAATTAACAAAAAAGGCGCATAG
- the ruvC gene encoding crossover junction endodeoxyribonuclease RuvC encodes MTKERIILGIDPGTTIMGFGLIKVVGKNMQFLQLNELDLKKYNDHYLKLKLIFERTIELIDTHNPDEIAIEAPFFGKNVQSMLKLGRAQGVAMAAGLSREIPITEYLPKKIKMAITGNGSASKEQVAKMLQSLLGLKTLPKNLDATDGLAAAVCHFYNSGKVSVGKNYTGWGAFVKQNPDKLG; translated from the coding sequence ATGACTAAGGAAAGAATTATTTTAGGTATTGACCCCGGTACAACCATTATGGGTTTCGGACTCATAAAAGTCGTTGGTAAAAACATGCAGTTTTTACAACTAAATGAACTTGATTTAAAAAAATACAACGATCATTACTTAAAATTAAAACTCATTTTCGAGCGCACGATAGAACTCATCGATACACATAATCCGGACGAAATTGCTATTGAAGCTCCCTTTTTTGGTAAAAACGTACAAAGTATGCTAAAACTGGGTAGAGCCCAGGGCGTTGCTATGGCAGCGGGCTTAAGTAGGGAGATACCAATTACGGAATATCTTCCTAAAAAGATTAAAATGGCCATAACAGGCAACGGAAGCGCAAGCAAAGAACAGGTAGCCAAAATGCTGCAAAGTCTTTTAGGTTTAAAAACATTACCTAAAAATTTGGATGCCACAGACGGTTTAGCTGCAGCAGTTTGTCATTTTTACAACTCAGGCAAGGTTAGTGTTGGCAAAAATTACACAGGGTGGGGTGCTTTTGTAAAACAGAATCCT
- a CDS encoding M56 family metallopeptidase — MVHYIINTIVFQLFFLIIYDWFLKKETFFDWNRAYLLITSLLSLIIPFIKIRHFKEVLPKEYIISLPEVIIGGIQPTRSDALQLNALQSETVSIWTWELVLYTGMLLTILLFLFKIFKLIRIVSKNPKWKQGNLLIVKILNSKMAFSCFHFIFLGEELNEEEKESILKHEMVHVKQKHTLDLLFFEIQRILFWFNPLVYMYQNRIMQLHEFIADKKAIKTHNKKAYYENLLSQVFETKNMSFINPFFKQSLIKKRIIMLQKSKSNQINLIKYAFLIPIVLGMLIYSSCEYQNETDQTSSLDLSQYNYSVKLNELDTEEIIEAKRKQENFIDENPNYVIWLSLGSEKEEIVYSVHAINEKVPEEYIPWRMKTRNGSPYKIFVESKNLLNSKEAFKDESDVPLAIISQAPVFPGCENLPRSEQKKCLTHSIAKHVNRNFNTKLASRLNLIGKQRINIIFKINKDGNIGVVRVRAPHPVLENESVRVIKTLPKMIPGEHQGEKATVLYSLPIIFQVRE; from the coding sequence ATGGTACATTATATTATAAATACGATAGTGTTTCAGTTATTCTTTTTAATCATTTATGATTGGTTCTTAAAAAAAGAAACATTCTTTGATTGGAATCGAGCTTATCTTCTGATTACATCGCTATTGTCATTAATTATTCCTTTTATTAAGATAAGACACTTTAAAGAGGTCCTTCCTAAGGAATATATAATAAGCCTACCAGAAGTTATTATAGGTGGTATTCAACCAACAAGATCAGATGCTTTACAATTAAATGCATTGCAGTCAGAAACAGTATCCATATGGACTTGGGAATTGGTTTTATATACAGGTATGTTATTAACTATTCTTTTGTTTCTGTTCAAGATATTTAAATTGATAAGGATAGTCTCTAAAAACCCAAAATGGAAACAGGGTAATTTGCTTATTGTTAAGATACTAAATAGTAAAATGGCTTTTTCGTGTTTTCATTTTATTTTTTTAGGTGAAGAGCTAAATGAAGAAGAAAAAGAATCCATTTTAAAGCATGAAATGGTTCATGTAAAACAAAAGCACACACTAGACTTATTGTTTTTTGAAATACAACGAATTCTATTCTGGTTTAACCCATTAGTTTATATGTATCAAAATAGAATAATGCAACTTCATGAGTTTATAGCAGATAAAAAGGCAATAAAAACCCATAACAAAAAGGCATACTACGAGAACTTATTATCGCAGGTTTTCGAAACAAAAAATATGTCATTCATCAATCCATTTTTTAAACAATCATTAATCAAGAAGCGAATCATCATGTTACAAAAATCAAAATCAAATCAAATCAATTTAATAAAGTATGCATTTCTAATACCAATAGTCTTGGGGATGTTAATTTATTCTTCTTGCGAATACCAAAATGAAACAGATCAAACTAGTAGTTTAGACTTAAGCCAGTATAACTATAGCGTAAAGTTAAATGAGTTAGATACAGAAGAAATTATTGAAGCCAAAAGAAAACAAGAGAACTTTATAGATGAAAACCCTAACTATGTAATTTGGTTAAGTTTAGGTTCTGAAAAAGAAGAAATAGTTTATAGTGTTCATGCTATTAACGAAAAAGTACCCGAAGAATATATTCCATGGAGAATGAAAACACGAAATGGGTCGCCATATAAAATTTTTGTAGAAAGTAAGAACTTGTTAAATAGTAAAGAAGCATTTAAAGATGAGTCGGACGTCCCATTAGCAATTATAAGTCAAGCACCTGTATTTCCGGGCTGCGAAAATTTACCTAGGAGCGAACAAAAGAAATGTCTTACTCATAGTATAGCAAAACATGTAAACAGAAATTTTAACACAAAACTGGCAAGTCGTCTAAACCTAATAGGTAAACAGCGTATAAACATTATTTTTAAAATCAATAAAGATGGAAATATAGGAGTGGTACGTGTTCGAGCACCACATCCAGTGTTAGAAAACGAATCTGTTCGTGTAATTAAAACGCTTCCAAAAATGATACCAGGAGAGCATCAAGGAGAAAAAGCTACAGTGCTTTATTCATTACCTATCATATTTCAAGTTCGAGAATAG
- a CDS encoding outer membrane beta-barrel protein: MTSNLKTYKKAFCAIALIFICFVSSSQGNTSTFKAQFALGLNSPTEDGFVTGFEGKTINFPSVNVGVQYMFRQALGAKLDYGFNRMSNKSEASEFKLNYTRVNLQLVYNANRMFNLSQRTGVFVHAGPGYSNVSPLGNFTQNKTSFMNAMAGIEFHHGISDKLSIYADLAYVHGFLKDFSPVTDGYGSFNGNLVTLTIGASISLSGCYYCDQYD, encoded by the coding sequence ATGACCTCAAATTTAAAAACATATAAAAAAGCTTTTTGTGCAATTGCTTTAATATTTATTTGTTTTGTTTCCTCTTCTCAAGGAAACACCAGTACATTTAAAGCCCAATTTGCTTTAGGATTAAACAGCCCGACCGAGGATGGATTCGTTACAGGCTTTGAAGGAAAAACAATTAATTTCCCCTCAGTAAATGTAGGAGTTCAATATATGTTCAGGCAGGCACTAGGAGCAAAATTGGATTATGGGTTTAATAGAATGTCTAATAAAAGTGAAGCATCAGAATTTAAGCTTAATTACACTCGTGTTAATTTGCAATTAGTATATAATGCAAATAGAATGTTTAACCTATCGCAACGTACGGGAGTATTTGTACATGCAGGACCAGGATATTCAAATGTAAGCCCTTTGGGGAATTTTACGCAAAATAAAACCTCGTTTATGAATGCGATGGCCGGAATAGAATTTCATCATGGTATTTCCGATAAACTGTCCATCTATGCCGATCTTGCATATGTTCATGGATTTTTAAAGGATTTTTCTCCCGTAACAGATGGGTACGGATCCTTTAACGGAAACCTTGTAACACTAACTATAGGAGCCTCAATATCACTTAGTGGTTGTTATTATTGCGATCAATATGACTAA